The sequence below is a genomic window from Selenomonas ruminantium subsp. lactilytica TAM6421.
ATTGCCTTTGAGTAATTCTTTTGCTATATCCAACTTGTCACCACCTCTCGGTAGTAATGCAAGAAAATAGTGTCAGGGAGGAAAGCTCATCTTAATCAGCTTCCCCCTCCTAACACCTACTTGTCCCGCTTGATCAGAGCTTTACATTTTCCTTGATGAAGTTGACCACATCGCTGGTCGGAGTGCCCGGCGTGAACACTTCTGCTACGCCAGCTTCCTTGAGGGCCGGGATATCGCCATCGGGAATAACGCCGCCGCCGATGATGAGTGTATCGGTCATGCCATTGCCACGGATGAGGTCAACGACTTTCGGGAATAGGTGACCATGGGCACCGGACAGGATGCTCATGGCAACAACGTTAACGTCTTCCTGCAGGGCAGCTTCGGCAATCTGTTCCGGAGTCTGGCGCAGGCCCGTGTAGATAACTTCAAAGCCGGCATCACGCAGGGCGCGGGCAACAACCTTTGCACCGCGGTCATGGCCATCAAGGCCCGGTTTGGCAACAAGAACTCTGATTTTCTTTTCCATTTTGTATTCCTCCAAGCTAAACGCTATATTACGATTTGCTGTCCATTACAGGCTGACATGAGCTTCGTACTCGCCGAAGACCTCACGCATGACATTGCAGATTTCACCGAGCGTTGCGTAGGTCTTGACAGCGGCGAGAATGTGCGGCATAAGGTTTTCATTTTCGTCCTGACAAGCCTTCTTGAGATCAGCCAGAGCTGCTTTTACAGCCTCATTGTCGCGTTTTTCCTTCATGGCGTTGACTTTTGCCTTCTGGCGTTCGCCAACAGCTTCGTCAACCTTCAGCA
It includes:
- a CDS encoding cobalamin B12-binding domain-containing protein, producing MEKKIRVLVAKPGLDGHDRGAKVVARALRDAGFEVIYTGLRQTPEQIAEAALQEDVNVVAMSILSGAHGHLFPKVVDLIRGNGMTDTLIIGGGVIPDGDIPALKEAGVAEVFTPGTPTSDVVNFIKENVKL